From one Nonomuraea polychroma genomic stretch:
- a CDS encoding ATP-dependent RecD-like DNA helicase — translation MEASVEQLVYVREDEYTVARMSADGVPDFVATGRALAGVQPGETLRIFGDWSTHPRHGRRFAVTGCERVTPSSVRAIRIYLGSGLVRGIGPRLAYAIVDHFGEATLKVIDTEPERLTEVVNIGPLRQAQIVEAWREQKAIAALMVTLQGLGVSPLLAAKIYQAFGQDADEVLATDPYRLIGRVRGIAFRIADRIALQSGVPERSPQRVKAALLDRLEAAGSRDGHCYLPVPALVRETAELIEQDQDLVRPMLDALVADRRLVVETSPDQPGQMVAYAKHVHARENALAAQLTRIAQARSTLPLRSFREDPGLHDDQRAAVTMALTSTLSIITGGPGCGKSHTVKAIATTVRAAGGTVTLTAPTGKAAKRLSELTGLPAMTVHRMLAQQPEPEPETLFDERPSQADLIVVDEASMLDLHLATRLTAAVPSGSHLLLIGDSDQLPSIGPGDVLADLLRVPDIPRVQLTHVFRQSGGSGIIDAAYRIRAGRMPETPGRGGFWFEELDDPEQVARRVAHLAMVAIPRKQGVEPAQVQVLCPMRKGETGATALGRLIQDQLNPAADDKPEHWSGATVFRVGDRVMPIRNNYDKGVFNGETGTVTDVVPAERTITIRTDDGESVQYGFDELDDLTHAYAISVHRSQGSEYPFVVAPIVAESGGIMLRRKLLYTLVTRAKAWVVLVGQREALELAVHRIGHRRNTGLARRLSLTLDS, via the coding sequence GTGGAGGCCTCGGTCGAGCAGCTCGTCTACGTCCGGGAGGACGAATACACCGTCGCGCGCATGAGCGCCGACGGCGTGCCCGACTTCGTGGCCACGGGGCGGGCGCTGGCCGGGGTGCAGCCGGGCGAGACGCTGCGGATCTTCGGCGACTGGAGCACGCATCCGCGCCACGGCCGGCGGTTCGCGGTCACCGGGTGCGAGCGGGTGACGCCGTCGTCGGTGCGGGCCATCCGCATCTACCTGGGGTCGGGGCTGGTCAGGGGGATCGGGCCGCGGCTGGCGTACGCGATCGTCGACCACTTCGGCGAGGCCACGCTCAAGGTCATCGACACCGAGCCGGAGCGGCTCACCGAGGTCGTCAACATCGGGCCGCTGCGGCAGGCGCAGATCGTCGAGGCGTGGCGGGAGCAGAAGGCGATCGCCGCGCTGATGGTGACGTTGCAGGGGCTCGGGGTCAGCCCGCTGCTCGCGGCCAAGATCTACCAGGCGTTCGGGCAGGACGCCGACGAGGTGCTCGCCACGGACCCGTACCGGCTGATCGGGCGGGTCAGAGGCATCGCCTTCCGCATCGCCGACCGGATCGCGCTGCAGTCGGGGGTGCCCGAGCGCAGCCCGCAGCGGGTCAAGGCGGCGCTGCTCGACCGGCTGGAGGCGGCCGGCAGCCGCGACGGCCACTGCTATCTTCCCGTCCCGGCCCTGGTCAGGGAGACCGCGGAGCTGATCGAGCAGGACCAGGACCTGGTGCGGCCGATGCTGGACGCGCTCGTCGCCGACCGCCGGCTGGTCGTCGAGACCTCGCCGGACCAGCCGGGGCAGATGGTGGCCTACGCCAAGCACGTGCACGCCCGGGAAAACGCGCTCGCGGCCCAGCTGACCAGGATCGCGCAGGCCCGCTCGACGCTGCCGCTGCGGTCGTTCCGCGAGGACCCCGGGCTGCATGACGATCAGCGCGCGGCCGTCACCATGGCCCTGACCAGCACCCTCTCGATCATCACCGGCGGCCCCGGGTGCGGCAAGAGCCACACCGTGAAGGCCATCGCGACCACCGTCAGGGCCGCGGGCGGCACGGTCACGCTCACCGCCCCCACCGGCAAGGCGGCCAAACGCCTGTCCGAGCTGACCGGGTTGCCGGCGATGACCGTGCACCGCATGCTCGCCCAGCAACCGGAGCCCGAGCCGGAGACGCTGTTCGACGAGCGGCCGTCGCAGGCCGACCTGATCGTGGTCGACGAGGCGTCCATGCTCGACCTGCACCTGGCCACCCGGCTCACCGCCGCGGTCCCGAGCGGCAGCCACCTGCTGCTCATCGGCGACAGCGACCAGCTGCCCAGCATCGGGCCCGGCGACGTGCTGGCCGATCTGCTGCGGGTGCCGGATATCCCGCGGGTCCAGCTCACTCACGTGTTCCGCCAGTCGGGCGGCAGCGGCATCATCGACGCCGCCTACCGCATCCGCGCCGGTCGCATGCCGGAAACGCCGGGCCGGGGCGGGTTCTGGTTCGAGGAGCTGGACGATCCCGAGCAGGTCGCCCGGCGGGTCGCCCACCTGGCCATGGTCGCCATCCCGCGCAAGCAGGGCGTCGAGCCCGCCCAGGTGCAGGTGCTGTGCCCGATGCGCAAGGGCGAGACGGGCGCCACCGCGCTCGGGCGGCTGATCCAGGACCAGCTCAACCCGGCCGCCGACGACAAACCGGAGCACTGGTCGGGGGCGACCGTGTTCCGGGTGGGCGACCGGGTCATGCCGATCCGTAACAACTACGACAAGGGCGTCTTCAACGGGGAGACCGGGACGGTCACGGACGTGGTGCCGGCGGAGCGCACGATCACCATCAGGACGGACGACGGGGAGAGCGTCCAGTACGGGTTCGACGAGCTCGACGACCTGACCCACGCGTACGCGATCAGCGTGCACCGGTCGCAGGGCAGCGAATACCCGTTCGTGGTCGCGCCGATCGTCGCCGAGTCCGGCGGGATCATGCTGCGCCGCAAGCTCCTCTACACGCTGGTGACCCGGGCCAAGGCGTGGGTGGTGCTGGTGGGGCAGCGGGAGGCGCTGGAGCTGGCGGTCCACCGGATCGGCCACCGCCGCAACACGGGCCTGGCGCGGCGCCTGTCCTTGACCTTGGACAGCTGA
- a CDS encoding erythromycin esterase family protein yields the protein MTTIDEVRRSALPLITADDLDPLLERVGDARFVLIGEASHGTHDFYVWRSDLTRRLIEEKGFTFVGVEGDWPDCERVNQAVTGDTDPFQALYSFERWPTFMWANEEVVDFCRWLRLWNAKLPPAERCGFYGLDVYSLWDSLRAVRRYAAAHLPEQMEAVTDALHCFESYGHDPQQYGLATRLVPDTCEDEVVNLLAAVRRTAPEDLGVRQNAEIVAGAERYYRAMVRGGPDSWNVRDVHMADTLDRLASMRGPKGIVWAHNTHVGDARATDMAAAGMTNLGQLARERHGDAAVLVGFGSHRGSVVAAKRWATQHHVMPVPPARPASLEALLHEADLPGGRALFVVPPGDRPMWYDEPMGHRAIGVVYHPERERWGNYVPTVVGRRYDAFIWLEHTKALHPLHGEPWGDVEPETYPSAV from the coding sequence ATGACGACCATTGACGAGGTGCGGCGCTCCGCTCTGCCGCTGATCACGGCCGACGACCTCGACCCGCTGCTCGAACGCGTCGGCGACGCCCGGTTCGTACTCATCGGCGAGGCCAGCCACGGCACGCACGACTTCTACGTCTGGCGGTCCGACCTGACCCGCCGGCTGATCGAGGAGAAGGGGTTCACCTTCGTCGGAGTCGAAGGCGACTGGCCCGACTGCGAACGGGTCAACCAGGCCGTCACCGGCGACACCGATCCGTTCCAGGCCCTGTACTCCTTCGAGCGCTGGCCGACGTTCATGTGGGCCAACGAGGAGGTCGTGGACTTCTGCCGCTGGCTGCGGCTCTGGAACGCCAAGCTGCCGCCCGCCGAGCGCTGCGGCTTCTACGGGCTGGACGTCTACAGCCTGTGGGACTCGCTGCGCGCCGTGCGCCGCTACGCCGCCGCCCACCTGCCCGAGCAGATGGAGGCGGTCACGGACGCCCTGCACTGCTTCGAGTCCTATGGGCACGACCCGCAGCAGTACGGCCTGGCCACCCGCCTGGTGCCGGACACCTGCGAGGACGAGGTCGTGAACCTGCTCGCCGCGGTGCGCAGGACGGCGCCCGAAGACCTCGGCGTGCGGCAGAACGCCGAGATCGTGGCCGGCGCCGAGCGGTACTACCGCGCCATGGTGCGCGGCGGGCCCGACTCCTGGAACGTCAGGGACGTGCACATGGCCGACACCCTGGACAGGCTGGCGAGCATGCGCGGGCCCAAGGGGATCGTGTGGGCGCACAACACGCACGTCGGCGACGCCCGCGCCACCGACATGGCGGCGGCCGGGATGACCAACCTCGGACAGCTCGCCCGCGAGCGGCACGGCGACGCCGCCGTGCTCGTCGGCTTCGGCAGCCATCGGGGTTCGGTGGTGGCCGCGAAGCGGTGGGCCACGCAGCACCACGTCATGCCGGTGCCTCCCGCCCGGCCGGCGTCCCTGGAGGCGCTGCTGCACGAGGCGGACCTGCCCGGCGGGCGGGCGCTGTTCGTCGTGCCGCCCGGCGACCGGCCCATGTGGTACGACGAGCCCATGGGGCACCGGGCGATCGGCGTCGTCTACCACCCGGAGCGGGAGCGCTGGGGCAACTATGTGCCGACGGTCGTGGGCCGCCGCTACGACGCGTTCATCTGGCTGGAGCACACCAAGGCGCTGCATCCGCTGCACGGCGAGCCGTGGGGCGACGTCGAGCCGGAGACGTACCCGTCGGCGGTGTGA
- a CDS encoding acetate/propionate family kinase, with amino-acid sequence MSGPIDELAAESAAILTVNAGSSSLRLDLVQGESVLDSAHAEHAADPGTARDEVATFLGGHFDRDIRAVAHRLVHGGDVVRTPTVADDETVAALGEVTSLAPLHLPPSLALLAAAREELPAVPHVLCPDTAFHAGLPAAAATYPLPREWRERHGLRRYGFHGLSYAWAADRVAELLGRPMAELELVLAHLGGGCSVCAVSGGRSLDTSMGFTPLEGVPMSKRSGSVDPGMLLWLLSEGHLSVDELSEGLERRSGLLGLSDGRSGDTRELVAAERDGDEAAALALSVFAHRVSREIAAVATSLTRIDALVFTGEIGWDQPEVREAVCDRLGLLGVRPPVSGNRHEDGPVSAYDAAVPIMVVQVREELQLARECLQVLAEEEE; translated from the coding sequence ATGAGCGGGCCCATCGATGAGCTGGCGGCCGAGTCGGCGGCGATACTGACCGTCAACGCCGGTTCATCGAGCCTCCGCCTCGATCTGGTGCAGGGCGAGAGCGTCCTGGACAGCGCGCACGCCGAGCACGCCGCCGATCCCGGCACGGCCAGGGACGAGGTGGCGACGTTCCTCGGCGGGCATTTCGACCGCGACATCAGGGCGGTGGCGCACCGGCTGGTGCACGGCGGCGACGTCGTCCGTACCCCGACGGTGGCCGACGACGAGACCGTGGCGGCGCTGGGCGAGGTGACGAGCCTGGCTCCGCTGCACCTGCCGCCGTCGCTGGCGCTGCTGGCGGCGGCCCGCGAGGAGCTGCCTGCCGTGCCGCACGTGCTGTGCCCCGACACCGCCTTCCACGCCGGCCTGCCGGCGGCGGCTGCGACGTACCCCCTGCCGCGGGAGTGGCGCGAGCGGCACGGCCTGCGTCGTTACGGTTTCCACGGCCTGTCCTACGCGTGGGCCGCCGACCGGGTGGCCGAGTTGCTCGGCCGGCCGATGGCGGAGCTGGAGCTGGTGCTGGCGCACCTGGGCGGCGGCTGCTCGGTGTGCGCGGTCTCCGGCGGGCGCAGCCTGGACACGTCGATGGGATTCACGCCACTGGAGGGCGTGCCGATGAGCAAACGCTCGGGCAGCGTGGACCCCGGCATGCTGCTGTGGTTGCTGTCCGAGGGCCACCTGTCGGTGGACGAGCTCAGCGAGGGGCTGGAGCGGCGTTCCGGGCTGCTGGGGCTGTCGGACGGGCGGTCGGGGGACACCCGGGAGCTGGTCGCCGCCGAACGGGACGGCGACGAGGCGGCCGCACTGGCGCTGAGCGTGTTCGCCCATCGGGTGAGCAGGGAGATCGCCGCCGTGGCCACATCGCTGACGCGGATCGACGCGCTGGTGTTCACCGGGGAGATCGGCTGGGACCAGCCCGAGGTGCGCGAGGCCGTGTGCGACCGGCTCGGGCTGCTCGGTGTGCGGCCTCCCGTCAGCGGCAACCGCCACGAGGACGGCCCGGTCAGCGCATACGACGCCGCCGTCCCGATCATGGTGGTCCAGGTACGGGAGGAGCTCCAGCTCGCCCGTGAATGCCTCCAAGTGCTCGCGGAGGAGGAGGAATGA
- a CDS encoding (2Fe-2S)-binding protein: MNITLQVNGVPRAVDVDPRISLLDLLRERLGLIGAKKGCDHGQCGACTVLIDGRRANACLALAVAVDGSEITTVEGLADGERLHPLQEAFIEHDAFQCGYCTPGQLCSAAGMLGEPGPSAVTEDVLVDPDLTPSEIRERMSGNLCRCGAYVNIVSAIAEVAR; this comes from the coding sequence ATGAACATCACCCTTCAGGTCAACGGTGTCCCGCGCGCGGTGGACGTGGATCCCCGGATATCGCTGCTCGACCTGCTGCGCGAACGGCTGGGCCTGATCGGCGCCAAGAAAGGGTGCGACCACGGCCAGTGCGGCGCCTGCACGGTGCTGATCGACGGGCGGCGGGCCAACGCCTGCCTCGCCCTCGCGGTCGCGGTGGACGGCTCCGAGATCACCACCGTCGAGGGTCTGGCCGACGGGGAGCGGCTGCATCCGCTGCAGGAGGCGTTCATCGAGCACGACGCGTTCCAGTGCGGCTACTGCACGCCGGGACAGCTCTGCTCGGCGGCCGGCATGCTCGGGGAGCCCGGGCCGAGCGCCGTCACCGAGGACGTCCTCGTCGACCCCGACCTGACCCCGTCGGAGATCAGGGAGCGGATGAGCGGCAACCTGTGCCGGTGCGGCGCGTACGTCAACATCGTCAGCGCGATAGCCGAGGTGGCGCGGTGA
- a CDS encoding FAD binding domain-containing protein, giving the protein MKTFDYDRAASPSDAVRRCGPGAMYLGGGTNLVDLMRLGVAEPDRLVDVSRLPLGTIEQVRDRLRIGAAVRNSDLAADPLVRARYPMLARSVLSGASGQVRNMATVAGNLLQRTRCAYFQDVSRPCNKRRPGSGCPAIEGDHANLAVLGHSDACVATHPSDMAVALAALDAEVHVTGPGGDRIIPMPGLHRLPGDEPERDTVLEPGDLITAVELPAPPPGASAYRKVRERASFAFALVSIAAVLDVGPDRAVAGCRIALGGVAHAPWRAERAEQAIIGGPATGEAFLAAAEAEMEQARPLPRNAFKVPLARNLIVSTLQELAP; this is encoded by the coding sequence GTGAAGACCTTCGACTACGACCGCGCCGCCAGCCCGTCGGACGCGGTGCGCCGGTGCGGCCCGGGCGCCATGTACCTGGGCGGCGGCACCAACCTGGTCGACCTCATGCGCCTCGGCGTGGCCGAGCCCGACCGCCTCGTCGACGTCAGCCGCCTGCCGCTCGGCACCATCGAGCAGGTCCGCGACCGGCTGAGGATCGGCGCCGCGGTACGCAACAGCGACCTGGCCGCCGACCCGCTCGTCCGCGCCCGTTACCCGATGCTCGCCCGCTCGGTCCTCAGCGGCGCCTCCGGCCAGGTGCGCAACATGGCGACGGTGGCCGGCAACCTGCTGCAACGCACCCGCTGCGCGTACTTCCAGGACGTGAGCAGGCCGTGCAACAAACGCCGGCCCGGCTCCGGCTGCCCCGCCATCGAGGGCGACCACGCGAACCTGGCCGTGCTCGGGCACTCGGACGCCTGCGTGGCCACCCACCCCTCCGACATGGCGGTCGCGCTGGCCGCGCTGGACGCCGAGGTCCACGTCACCGGCCCAGGCGGCGACCGGATCATCCCGATGCCCGGCCTGCATCGCCTGCCCGGTGACGAGCCCGAGCGGGACACCGTCCTGGAGCCCGGCGACCTGATCACCGCCGTCGAGCTGCCCGCGCCGCCGCCCGGCGCCTCGGCCTACCGCAAGGTACGCGAGCGCGCGTCGTTCGCCTTCGCCCTCGTGTCGATCGCCGCCGTGCTCGACGTCGGCCCCGACAGGGCCGTCGCCGGCTGCCGCATCGCGCTCGGCGGCGTCGCCCACGCGCCCTGGCGGGCCGAGCGCGCCGAACAGGCGATCATCGGCGGCCCGGCGACCGGCGAGGCGTTCCTGGCCGCCGCCGAGGCCGAGATGGAGCAGGCCCGCCCGCTGCCGCGCAACGCCTTCAAGGTCCCGCTGGCGCGCAACCTGATCGTCAGCACGCTCCAGGAGCTCGCGCCGTGA
- a CDS encoding xanthine dehydrogenase family protein molybdopterin-binding subunit, with protein MTRVEGRVKVTGLATYAAEYPVEGVTYAYPVQSHIAKGRVTRVDTSRALDMPGVLGVLSIEDPPELAEDADAELALFQSRDVAYRGQLIAAAVADTYENARAAADAVRVSYEPADHDVSLRADHPGLYRPEVVNPNYPADTEQGDVEAGLAEAATTVDVTYTTPVLHNNPMEPHAALAVWAGDGRLLVYDSAQGASLDRDTIAKTLSLPPNRVRVVSRHVGGGFGSKGTTRPHAVLAALAARAVGRPVKVALTRQQMFDVTGYRTPTIQRLRLGADADGRLTALEHVAYEQSSTLVEFAEQTATPARVMYAAPALRTAHRLVRLDVATPSWMRAPGECPGMYALESAMDELAYAAGLDPVELRIRNEPQTEPESGLPFSSRNLVACLREGARRFGWDRRDPAPGVRREGEWLVGTGVAASTYPARRVPSKAVACVRNGDFLVQVAATDIGTGARTALTRIAADTLGVAPDRVHVELGDSDLPDAPVAGGSMGLASWGSAVVGACEELMKNGTEGRADTTGEIATDTRLARHAFGAQFAEVRVSAVTGEVRVSRLLGVFAAGHIVDATLARSQFIGGMTMGLGMALMEETHTDEEFGGFLRRDLAQYHVPACADVQHIEAMWLEEQDERLNPMGSKGIGEIGIVGTAAAIGNAVHHATGHRVRDLPITPAKILMPRF; from the coding sequence GTGACCCGCGTCGAAGGCCGCGTCAAGGTCACCGGACTGGCCACGTACGCCGCCGAATACCCCGTCGAGGGCGTCACCTACGCCTACCCCGTGCAGTCGCACATCGCGAAGGGCCGCGTCACCCGCGTGGACACGAGCCGGGCCCTCGACATGCCCGGCGTGCTGGGCGTGCTGTCCATCGAGGACCCGCCCGAGCTGGCCGAGGACGCCGACGCCGAGCTGGCCCTGTTCCAGAGCCGCGACGTGGCCTACCGCGGCCAGCTGATCGCGGCCGCCGTCGCCGACACCTACGAGAACGCCCGCGCGGCCGCCGACGCCGTGCGCGTCTCCTATGAGCCCGCCGACCACGACGTCAGCCTGCGCGCCGACCACCCCGGCCTCTACCGGCCGGAGGTCGTCAACCCGAACTACCCGGCGGACACCGAGCAGGGCGACGTCGAGGCGGGTCTGGCCGAGGCCGCGACCACCGTCGACGTGACCTACACGACCCCGGTCCTGCACAACAACCCGATGGAGCCGCACGCCGCGCTCGCCGTGTGGGCCGGCGACGGCAGGCTGCTGGTCTACGACTCGGCGCAGGGCGCGTCCCTCGACCGGGACACCATCGCCAAGACGCTCAGCCTGCCGCCGAACCGCGTCCGCGTCGTCTCCCGGCACGTCGGCGGCGGGTTCGGCAGCAAGGGCACCACCCGGCCGCACGCCGTGCTCGCCGCGCTGGCCGCCAGGGCCGTGGGCCGGCCGGTCAAGGTGGCGCTGACCAGGCAGCAGATGTTCGACGTCACCGGCTACCGCACGCCCACGATCCAGCGGCTGCGCCTCGGCGCGGACGCCGACGGGCGGCTGACCGCGCTGGAGCACGTCGCGTACGAGCAGAGCTCCACGCTCGTGGAGTTCGCTGAGCAGACCGCGACCCCCGCCCGGGTCATGTACGCCGCGCCCGCCCTGCGCACCGCGCACCGGCTGGTCCGGCTGGACGTGGCCACCCCGTCGTGGATGCGCGCCCCGGGCGAGTGCCCCGGCATGTACGCGCTCGAATCCGCCATGGACGAGCTGGCCTATGCCGCCGGCCTCGACCCCGTCGAGCTGCGGATCCGCAACGAGCCGCAGACCGAGCCGGAGAGCGGCCTGCCGTTCAGCTCCCGCAACCTGGTCGCCTGCCTGCGGGAGGGCGCCCGGCGCTTCGGCTGGGACCGCCGCGACCCTGCGCCGGGCGTCCGGCGGGAGGGGGAGTGGCTGGTCGGCACCGGGGTGGCGGCCTCCACCTACCCGGCCAGGCGCGTCCCGTCGAAGGCCGTGGCGTGCGTACGGAATGGCGACTTCCTCGTCCAGGTGGCCGCCACCGACATCGGCACCGGCGCGCGTACCGCGCTGACCAGGATCGCCGCCGACACGCTCGGCGTCGCCCCGGACCGGGTGCACGTGGAGCTGGGCGACAGCGACCTGCCTGACGCGCCGGTCGCCGGCGGCTCGATGGGCCTGGCCTCGTGGGGGTCGGCCGTCGTCGGCGCCTGCGAGGAGCTGATGAAGAACGGCACGGAGGGCCGCGCCGACACCACCGGGGAGATCGCGACCGACACGCGGCTGGCCAGGCACGCCTTCGGCGCCCAGTTCGCCGAGGTCCGCGTCAGCGCGGTGACCGGCGAGGTACGCGTCTCGCGCCTGCTCGGCGTGTTCGCCGCCGGGCACATCGTGGACGCCACGCTCGCGAGGTCGCAGTTCATCGGCGGCATGACGATGGGCCTCGGCATGGCGCTGATGGAGGAGACCCACACCGACGAGGAGTTCGGCGGTTTCCTCCGGCGCGACCTGGCGCAGTACCACGTCCCGGCCTGCGCCGACGTCCAGCACATCGAGGCGATGTGGCTGGAGGAGCAGGACGAGCGGCTCAATCCCATGGGCAGCAAGGGCATCGGCGAGATCGGCATCGTCGGCACCGCGGCCGCCATCGGCAACGCCGTGCACCACGCCACCGGCCACCGGGTCCGCGACCTCCCGATCACCCCGGCAAAGATCCTCATGCCGAGGTTTTGA
- a CDS encoding DUF6328 family protein, with the protein MKQESQQERADRNFVELLQGARVAVTGVQVLFAFLLTVPFSPGFAQLSLADRWLFYVALVSAAVASICYIAPTAQHRVLFRQGRKETLVRRSNLYGILGALALAVSMTTATMLVIDYLFGPTLAWGTAAVIAVLALWTWFGQPALNRSDDQDSSGGTAVPSPSSGGEAVSSSRDD; encoded by the coding sequence GTGAAACAGGAGTCGCAGCAGGAGCGGGCGGACCGCAACTTCGTGGAGCTGCTGCAGGGCGCGCGCGTCGCGGTGACGGGCGTGCAGGTCCTGTTCGCCTTCCTCCTGACCGTGCCCTTCTCGCCGGGCTTCGCCCAGCTGAGCCTGGCCGACCGGTGGTTGTTCTACGTGGCGCTGGTCAGCGCCGCCGTCGCGTCGATCTGCTACATCGCGCCGACCGCGCAGCACCGGGTGCTGTTCCGGCAGGGCCGCAAGGAGACGCTGGTACGCCGCTCCAACCTCTACGGCATCCTGGGCGCGCTCGCGCTGGCGGTGTCGATGACCACGGCCACCATGCTCGTGATCGACTACCTCTTCGGCCCCACGCTGGCCTGGGGGACCGCGGCGGTCATCGCCGTGCTGGCCCTGTGGACGTGGTTCGGCCAGCCGGCGCTGAACCGCTCCGACGATCAGGATTCCTCCGGCGGCACCGCCGTGCCGTCCCCGTCCTCGGGCGGCGAAGCGGTGTCGTCGTCCCGGGACGACTGA
- a CDS encoding cation:proton antiporter, which produces MSALDVAASACLLLGAALALSAGAGLVRFRTTLDRMHAGTKPQVAGVLLVLLAMWLHRPEWATAGPLLLVAAAQVITVAVAAYMVARGAYARQSSRDDDTASPPEDGDGTAVPPEES; this is translated from the coding sequence GTGAGCGCGCTCGACGTGGCGGCCTCCGCCTGCCTGCTGCTCGGCGCGGCACTGGCGCTGTCGGCCGGGGCCGGGCTCGTGCGGTTCCGCACCACGCTGGACCGCATGCACGCGGGCACGAAGCCGCAGGTGGCCGGGGTGCTGCTGGTGCTGCTCGCGATGTGGCTGCACCGGCCTGAGTGGGCGACCGCGGGGCCGCTGCTGCTGGTGGCGGCCGCTCAGGTGATCACTGTGGCGGTGGCGGCGTACATGGTGGCGCGGGGCGCCTACGCACGTCAGTCGTCCCGGGACGACGACACCGCTTCGCCGCCCGAGGACGGGGACGGCACGGCGGTGCCGCCGGAGGAATCCTGA
- a CDS encoding monovalent cation/H+ antiporter complex subunit F: protein MNVVYLVTIGLLGCAAALTLYRAVRGPSMLDRAVALDTMTALAMCGVGAFAVARDDYSDLPILLVLSLLGFVGSVSLARFFSGRSR, encoded by the coding sequence ATGAACGTGGTGTATCTGGTGACGATCGGCCTGCTGGGGTGCGCGGCGGCGCTCACGCTCTACCGGGCGGTACGCGGCCCGTCGATGCTGGACCGGGCGGTCGCGCTCGACACGATGACCGCGCTGGCGATGTGCGGGGTGGGCGCGTTCGCCGTGGCCAGGGACGACTATTCGGACCTGCCGATCCTGCTGGTGCTGTCGCTGCTGGGGTTCGTCGGGTCGGTGTCGCTGGCCAGGTTCTTCTCCGGCAGGTCGCGGTGA
- a CDS encoding Na+/H+ antiporter subunit E, translating into MRPRLALIAWLVLVWATLWGELSIGNVLGGLAAALAVTWLLPLPMLDPGIRIRPVALVRFLLWFGWDMVVSTARVVMWVFRPGPPPTHLVRVQLRTSSESMIVMVMTALANVPGSLVVEAYVEERCLMLHILGLPGDAAEDVRANVAALESRIVAAFGTRRDREEFG; encoded by the coding sequence GTGAGGCCGCGGCTGGCGCTGATCGCCTGGCTGGTGCTGGTCTGGGCGACTCTGTGGGGCGAGCTGTCGATCGGGAACGTGCTGGGCGGGCTGGCGGCCGCGCTCGCCGTGACGTGGCTGCTGCCGCTGCCCATGCTGGACCCGGGCATCAGGATCCGCCCGGTGGCGCTGGTGCGCTTCCTGCTGTGGTTCGGCTGGGACATGGTGGTCTCGACCGCGCGGGTGGTGATGTGGGTGTTCCGGCCGGGGCCGCCGCCGACGCACCTCGTGCGCGTGCAGCTGCGGACGTCGTCGGAGTCCATGATCGTGATGGTCATGACGGCGCTGGCGAACGTGCCCGGCAGCCTCGTCGTGGAGGCGTACGTCGAGGAGCGCTGCCTGATGTTGCACATTCTCGGGCTGCCCGGCGACGCCGCCGAGGACGTGCGGGCGAACGTGGCCGCGCTCGAGTCGCGCATCGTGGCGGCGTTCGGCACCCGGCGGGACCGCGAGGAGTTCGGATGA